Within Patescibacteria group bacterium, the genomic segment CTCGGCCGGCAGCTTGCCGTGCAGCATGGCGGCCGGCACGCCGGGCAGATCGGTCCGGATCAGCCGTTCGTAAGCTTCGGCCACGGAAACCGAACCGTGCGCATCCGACGGATCGATGAGCGGACAGACGATGAAGGCCTGTCGCCCGGCGTCGAGTTCGCGGCGCACGGCAGCAAAAGCCGCAGCGCGGCCTGACGGCCGGACCACGCGAGTGATGATCGGTTTGCGGTCCTGCGGTTTTTCTTTCAGGAGCGAAATGTCCAGGTCGCCGTAGAAGGTCATGGCCAGAGAGCGCGGGATCGGCGTCGCGGTCATGGAAAGGAGATGTGGTTCGAAACCCGGACGGCCGGACTTGGCGCACAGCGCCTGACGCGCCCGGACGCCGAAGCGGTGCTGCTCGTCAATCACGACCAGAGCGAGCGCATGAAAGACGACAGACTCCTCGATGAGCGCGTGCGTGCCGATGACGACGTCGTAACCGCCGGTGGCGATCTTGCCGGCGAGCTTCGAGACCGCCGCCTTGCCGACCGCCGGCGCCGGGCGGCCGCGCAACAAGCCGATCTTGTAGGAATTGGTCCACAGCGCGATCCTGACGCCTTGGCCGTCCATGACCTTCCGGAGCGTCTCAAAATGCTGTTTGGCCAGGATCTCGGTCGGCGCCATGAGCGCGGCCTGATAGCCGGCCCGGGCCGCGTTGATCATGGCGATAGCCGCGACCACGGTCTTGCCGCTGCCGACGTCGCCGTCGAGGAGCCGGTGCATCGGCGTCGGCTTGTTCATGTCTTTCAGGATCTCCCAGGCCGCCCGGCGCTGATCGTTCGTGAGCCGGAACGGCAGCCGCCCGACCAAGGACCGCGTCGTCTCGAGATCGAACGGCACTTCGACGGCCCGGCTCCCCTGCCGGAACCGCCGCTGCTTGCCGACGTAGAGCTGCAGCCGCAGCATCTCATCGAAAGCCAGACGCCGCCTGGCCGCGGCCGCTTCGGCGGCGGTCTTCGGGAAATGGATGCCGACCAGGGCCTGGCTGAGGCCGATCAGTTGATGACGCCGAAGCAACGCCGCCGGCAGATGATCCGGCAGCTGGCCGGCCAATTCGCGGCAGGCGCCGACCAGCCGGCGGATGACGAACTGGCTCACGCCGGCCGCGAGCGGATAGACCGGCACGAGCGGCAGCGCGTAGACTCCGTCGCGGCGTTCGGCTTCCTCGTAAAGCGGACTGATGAGGCTGGGGCCGTATTTGTTCAGAGTGACCTTGCCGGCGAAACGATAACTTTCGCCCGCCTTGAGCTTGCTCGCGATATACGGCTGATGGAACCAGATCGCCTTGATCTGCCCGCTCTCATCCTCGAGCAAGGCCTCGGTCATGGACAAGCGGCGCTGCCGGAAACTGCGGCGCGAATTGACCCGCGCCACTTTGGCGATGATCGTGACCTGCTCGCCAGGAGCAGCGTCGGCAATCCGGCTGACCGCCGAGAAATCATCGAAACGGAAAGGATAATAATTGACCGCGTCCCAGGCGGTCTGCACGCCCAAACCAGCCAAAGCCGAACGCTGGCGGGACGTCAAACGAACGATCTTTTCGACCGGCGTATCGGCGCTGACCTTTGGTTGTACCGGGTCTTTGTCGGGCATGCGATAAGTATACCGGATTTGCGGGATCATCGTAGCTCTGGATCATACGAACCGACAGGACAGGATGTCGCCGCTGGCGGAGATACGAAAAAACCGCAAACGAGCTGGGATTTTTACGTGGCTGCGCCACGTGAACCGCAGCGTTCGTCTGGAGAAGGCCCCGTAAAGAGCTTCGCTTCGCTCAGCTCCACGGGGCACGTAAAAACCGCAGACAAGCTGCGGTTTTTACGTGGTGCGCCCGGGACGATTCGAACGTCCGACCTCGACCTTCGCAGGGGTGCGCCGCGAGCCGGCGAGCGGCGCACGGGCGGCAACGGCCGCCCCGGCTTTCGCGAGCGATACCTTATCTTGGCGAGCGAAAGCGCGGAAGACCGCTTCCTTGGAGCGCGACCCTGCGAAACGTAAAAACACCAGACAAGCTGGTGTTCTTGCGTGGTGCGCCCGGGACGATTCGAACGTCCGACCTCGACCTTCGCAGGGTCGCGCTCTATCCAAACTGAGCTACGGGCGCAGGCTAGCGGCTAGCCATTAGCTGATAGCTCCTGGCTAACTGCGCGATCAAATTTTCAGGATGCGGCTTAACGTATCGGAGAGCGGCTCATCGACCTGATCCAGATCCTCCTGGACGAAAGACCCCAGATACTTGCGGACAATGTTGGGATCCTGATCCTTGAGATCGACCGTCAGTCGCGAACCGAGAAGGCCTTTGGTCGTGATGTACAGATTCGCGGCGAACGGCGGTTCGTAGTAGAACCAGAACTTGTCGACATCCCGATAAGGATGAAAGACACTGCCGATCTCGATCCCCTCTTCTGTGATCGCGAAGGCGATCGGTGCGGGCTCGGAAACCGACGAGACGTAGATCACGAGCGCGAACATCACGATGATGAGCGCGAAGAGAAAGTTAGCAGATGACAGCGCATAAATCAAGAGCCCCAGCCCGGCCAGGATGGCGATGATATACCAAAGACGGCCGCGCTCGTGCTGAACGCCGTCGGAATACTGCCACTGAAGATAGATGCGACCGTGCGGCCCCATCAGGAATTCCGGCTGTTTGGCTTGAGTTTCTGGATCGCTATGCTTGGATCTGGGCATATTTTGACCTCAATTACTTTTATATTTATAGCATATCCGGCCCAAGCCAACCAGAGCCGCCTGATCAGGCCGGCCGTCTTGACTTTTCGGCTCAAATATGGTATGAAAACCCGTTCTTTACAAACCAAACCAACGGATGAAAGGAGAAGAGCATGTCCAAACCGAATATTTCGAAGCCGCAGCTCCTCGAAAAGATCAATGCGGTTCTGCAGGAATTCGACTTACCGCTCTGGAACGAGGCTCATCTGGGCGACGCCGAGACCGGCCAACGCGAGATCGTCGACCTGCTAGATTTCCAGGAGCAGGGACCCGGACGCGTCAGGATCAGCTTCTTGGTCGAGACTTCCGACCGCGGCCAGGCCAAGATCTCGATCAATTTCGGTCCCAGCCTCATCTGTGTCGTGCCCTATTTGCGCGTCAACCAGGGTGAGGCGTCAGACAAACGCTGGAAGATCGGCCTGATCAAGCGCTGGCTGGTCGGAGGGACAGAGTGGACCTTCGAACTCCCGCGCGGAACGGATCCGAATCCCGCCGGCAAGAACAGCGAGGTCGACTCGCCGGCGCACCGGGTGCTCACGAGCATCCTGGGCGAGGAATTCCGCGAATGGCTCGCGACCGACAAGGTCGAAAGCCTGGGTGAATTCCGGCTGGACGGCGAGAACTCGCCGACCCGCGCCTACCTGATCCGGGCCAGAGTCGTTCAGCCCGGGCGACGGAAACGCGGCGACGGCGAACTCGTTCTCATGGAGCCAGCCCAGCTGCTGACACACGTCCGCTCCAGCAAATTCATGAGCGACGTTCTGACATCAGCCGTGCTCTTCCGAGCCACGCTCCGCATTCCGCAGCTTTAGACAATACCCCGCTTTCCGGCGGGGTATTTTTTTATCGGATCAACGGAATTTTTATTTACCGCGTCAAACCGTCTTGGCTGCCGGAACGGACGACTGGCCGCCGCTCATGATCCAGCGGCTCAGATACATGAAAGGTATGTCCACGAGACCCACGAGCCATTTGACCGCTATCTGGCCCATGATGAGCGGCCCGAGCGGAGCGGAACCAGCAAAAGCCAGCGGGATGAAGATCAGACTGTCGAGAGCGAGCGCCGGCAGCGAACTGAAAGCGTTGCGGGCCCAAAGATGGCGGCCGCCGGTCTTACGCTTGAACCAGGCGAAGACGACCGCGTCGAAATTCTCCGAGATCAGGAACGCGGCCCAGCTCGCGAGCGTGATGCGGGGAACGGCGTTGAAGATCTGGCTCCAGGCATCCTGCAGGCCCCAGAACGGCGCTGGCGTGAGTCTCACGCCCAGCCAGAAGAACAGGACCATCGCCACCTGAGAGAGAAACGCGATACCGATCATCCGATGGGTTTCCATCCGGCCGAAGCGCTCGTTGACGATATCCGTCAGCAAGAACGTCACGGCGAAAACCAGCACGCCGCTCGGACCGTAGAAGGTCTGGAAGCCCAGATCAAAGGCCGCGATCTTGGCGGCGAGGACCTGGGCGACCAGAACGAACGTCACGTATAGCGCGATGAGCAGGTCCGGTCGGCCGGTGCGGCGGGCATACCAGCTGCCGAGGACCGTAAAACAGGTGATACCTAGGATCCAAACGATGAGCAGGGTCAGGTTCATAAATATATAGTTGAGAATCTCTTTCTTATTCCAATGAGCGATCTGAACCAGGGCTGATCCGCAGAATTTTCGTAACAAAGCGGAGGGGGGAGGATTCGAACCTCCGGTACCATTTCTGGTACAGCAGTTTTCAAGACTGCCGCATTTGACCGCTCTGCCACCCCTCCGCTTTGCTACGGAACAAGACTGCCACACTGTTTTGCTCGCGAACAAACTGAAGACCGGCCCCGGCGGCCCCGCCTTCACAACCTCGATTTTGCCACAAAACCGGCTGATTGGCTATTGGCTGGCGACTGATGGTCGGCCGACCGATATTCAAGCTTATTTGAGCTTGACAATAAACATCGTTCGAAGCTGCCAGTATTGACTTTTAAGCGAAAATATGCCATAGTTTACTGTTTCGTACCTTGAAAGCAAACCAACTTTAGGGAGGTTATCATGACCAAAGACGACAAGTACCGCGTACTTGAGGTGGTCAATAAGCTCTTGCAGCAGCACAAATTGCCGAGGATCGCGATCGAACAGCTTGGCGACGCCTCCAGAGGCGAAGCCGAGATCCAGGGCGTCAGCCATTACCAGATACTCGCTGACGGATGCCTGGAAATCACGTACCGGGTCGACGTGCCCCACTACGGCGAAAAGGACATTCCGGTCCGATTCGGCAGTTCCAGCTGCGTGCTCATCCCGATGTTCAGTGTCAGCCAGAACGGCGAACCAGCGACCTCCAAGGTTGCCCTGGTCAAAAAGTGGCGGGTCGAGAACAACGACTGGTCGTACGAGCTGCCCCGGGGACGCATCCTGGCCAGCGAATACAAGCTGCTCGAGGATCCGAACGTGTCGCCGATCTGCCGCATTATCGGCCTGACCTTCGGCGAAGAATGCCGCCGGGCTCTCGATTGTCCCGTGATCGTGAACGTCGGCAAACTCACTCATCGCGGCGAAGCGGCCAGCCTCGACATCATCGTCGTCCAGGCCACGATCACGAAG encodes:
- the recG gene encoding ATP-dependent DNA helicase RecG; translated protein: MPDKDPVQPKVSADTPVEKIVRLTSRQRSALAGLGVQTAWDAVNYYPFRFDDFSAVSRIADAAPGEQVTIIAKVARVNSRRSFRQRRLSMTEALLEDESGQIKAIWFHQPYIASKLKAGESYRFAGKVTLNKYGPSLISPLYEEAERRDGVYALPLVPVYPLAAGVSQFVIRRLVGACRELAGQLPDHLPAALLRRHQLIGLSQALVGIHFPKTAAEAAAARRRLAFDEMLRLQLYVGKQRRFRQGSRAVEVPFDLETTRSLVGRLPFRLTNDQRRAAWEILKDMNKPTPMHRLLDGDVGSGKTVVAAIAMINAARAGYQAALMAPTEILAKQHFETLRKVMDGQGVRIALWTNSYKIGLLRGRPAPAVGKAAVSKLAGKIATGGYDVVIGTHALIEESVVFHALALVVIDEQHRFGVRARQALCAKSGRPGFEPHLLSMTATPIPRSLAMTFYGDLDISLLKEKPQDRKPIITRVVRPSGRAAAFAAVRRELDAGRQAFIVCPLIDPSDAHGSVSVAEAYERLIRTDLPGVPAAMLHGKLPAEEKERIMAEFLAGRTKVLVSTSVIEVGIDVPNATMMCIEGAERFGLSQLHQFRGRVGRGEHQSHCLLLPGDASPEALERLAALAATSDGFILADKDLKMRGPGDLLGTAQSGFPTFHLASFSDLEMIRDARTAADELLLAESRGELPPAAHELLSRIEGGHVHLE
- a CDS encoding queuosine precursor transporter; the protein is MNLTLLIVWILGITCFTVLGSWYARRTGRPDLLIALYVTFVLVAQVLAAKIAAFDLGFQTFYGPSGVLVFAVTFLLTDIVNERFGRMETHRMIGIAFLSQVAMVLFFWLGVRLTPAPFWGLQDAWSQIFNAVPRITLASWAAFLISENFDAVVFAWFKRKTGGRHLWARNAFSSLPALALDSLIFIPLAFAGSAPLGPLIMGQIAVKWLVGLVDIPFMYLSRWIMSGGQSSVPAAKTV